A DNA window from Thiopseudomonas alkaliphila contains the following coding sequences:
- a CDS encoding TRAP transporter small permease, with product MPTNQPSSPALVTILSQAAAKLGAALFVLVAFAILYEVISRYLLGSPSIWVEELSLLAQVWATYLGMAYVLQSRAMLRIELVAERFGRLGQQISEWLGLLVMCACSVLIILLSVESLLESLAQQRASASLLVLPSWLVELSLPIGFSLLLVQALLHMLQLLKQPITAEPRP from the coding sequence ATGCCAACTAATCAACCCTCTTCTCCAGCACTGGTTACCATCCTCAGTCAAGCCGCCGCCAAGCTAGGTGCTGCGCTGTTTGTGCTGGTTGCGTTTGCAATCCTATATGAAGTTATTTCTCGTTATTTGCTGGGTTCACCGTCAATCTGGGTGGAAGAGTTGAGCTTATTGGCGCAAGTCTGGGCCACCTATTTAGGCATGGCCTATGTGCTGCAAAGCCGCGCTATGCTGCGCATTGAGTTAGTCGCTGAACGCTTTGGTCGGCTTGGCCAGCAAATCAGCGAATGGTTAGGCTTACTTGTAATGTGTGCTTGCTCGGTACTTATTATTTTATTGTCAGTTGAATCACTGCTAGAAAGCTTAGCCCAGCAGCGAGCATCCGCTAGCTTATTAGTGTTACCCAGTTGGTTGGTCGAACTGTCGTTACCTATTGGCTTTTCTTTATTGTTAGTACAAGCCCTGTTACACATGCTGCAACTACTTAAGCAGCCGATCACCGCGGAGCCGCGTCCATGA
- the dctP gene encoding TRAP transporter substrate-binding protein DctP: protein MFFLRQLTALLLCSVALNCWAVTELRLASQLPDKHALGENLHLFADEVQRLSQGQLKIKIYPASQLYSDKEMPKAIAVGAVDMGIVSLTQFAGTLPAVDLFYLPFLFDNQQAVLAAIAPNSPVRAPLDEAMRQTGTRVMWWQPYGSTVIMSHHEVRTPKDLAGRKVRVFGKTVGEFISAVGAGPTLLSGAEQYLAYQRGTVDAGLSGILAIKSRKLYQLMPSITLTRHADVEFVSLINEQRWQTLTEQQQAILRQAAQYAENQLRHDIPRLEREAEEFVAAQPNTRVIELSDAERDSWRIAAAPVREAFLQRTGELGQQLLTAVDQVNQQIREAQHAN from the coding sequence ATGTTTTTTCTACGACAATTAACCGCGCTACTGCTATGCAGTGTTGCTTTAAACTGCTGGGCGGTAACTGAATTACGTCTTGCCTCACAGCTACCCGACAAACATGCCCTAGGTGAAAACCTGCACCTCTTTGCCGATGAAGTGCAGCGCTTAAGCCAAGGCCAACTTAAAATTAAAATCTATCCGGCTTCGCAGCTGTATAGCGATAAAGAAATGCCCAAGGCGATTGCCGTGGGAGCAGTGGATATGGGTATTGTTTCACTCACCCAGTTTGCCGGCACCCTACCAGCGGTAGACCTATTTTATCTGCCGTTTTTATTTGATAATCAACAGGCAGTGCTTGCCGCAATTGCCCCCAACAGCCCAGTACGCGCGCCCTTAGATGAGGCAATGCGCCAGACTGGAACTCGCGTGATGTGGTGGCAACCCTATGGCAGCACGGTCATTATGTCGCACCATGAAGTACGCACCCCTAAAGATTTAGCCGGGCGCAAGGTGCGTGTGTTTGGTAAAACTGTGGGCGAGTTTATTAGCGCAGTCGGTGCGGGGCCCACACTGCTGTCGGGTGCCGAACAATATCTAGCTTATCAGCGGGGAACAGTCGATGCCGGATTGAGCGGGATTCTAGCCATCAAATCACGCAAGCTGTATCAGCTGATGCCATCTATTACCCTCACTCGCCATGCAGATGTTGAGTTTGTTTCACTAATTAATGAGCAGCGCTGGCAGACTTTAACCGAACAGCAACAAGCTATTTTACGCCAAGCCGCGCAATATGCCGAAAACCAACTACGGCATGATATTCCACGCCTAGAACGCGAAGCTGAAGAGTTTGTTGCCGCGCAACCCAATACCCGAGTAATTGAACTGAGCGATGCCGAGCGCGACAGCTGGCGCATTGCTGCCGCGCCAGTACGCGAAGCTTTTTTACAGCGCACGGGGGAACTCGGCCAACAGCTGTTAACCGCCGTCGACCAAGTTAACCAACAGATCCGTGAGGCGCAGCATGCCAACTAA
- a CDS encoding ketoacyl-ACP synthase III: protein MIGIKSIASYIPPGRIDNVAQAAEFERDAAFVDAKLGTRTLSVKSDAEETSDLCVQAVQNLLAKNPALKPEVIEALIVVTQNGDAEGLPHTSAIAQDKLGLPKQIACFDVGLGCSGYVYGLAIAQGFMQAAGLRNAVLVTADPYSKIMDRSDRLTTLLFGDAATATWLGQQPQWVLTASSYGTDGAGAEYLVTKDGHFHMNGRQVFNFASLKIIPHMQEVLAKAGLDFAEVDAICLHQGSAAIVDAIAKRLGEHGDKVLKDMFGAGNTVSSSIPLLLEHYVLDSDYQQVLMSGFGVGLSWASGLLSRV, encoded by the coding sequence ATGATCGGTATTAAAAGCATTGCAAGTTATATCCCACCGGGGCGCATTGATAATGTGGCACAGGCCGCTGAATTTGAGCGGGATGCAGCCTTTGTTGATGCCAAGTTAGGCACCCGCACGTTGTCAGTGAAAAGCGATGCTGAAGAGACTTCCGATTTATGTGTGCAGGCAGTACAGAACTTATTAGCGAAAAATCCAGCGCTTAAACCAGAAGTGATTGAGGCCTTGATTGTGGTTACCCAAAACGGTGATGCCGAAGGTTTACCGCATACCTCGGCTATTGCCCAAGACAAACTGGGTTTACCTAAGCAGATTGCATGCTTTGATGTGGGTCTTGGCTGTTCTGGTTATGTCTATGGTTTAGCCATTGCCCAAGGCTTTATGCAGGCAGCGGGGCTGCGTAATGCGGTATTGGTGACCGCTGATCCTTATTCAAAAATCATGGATCGCAGTGATCGCTTAACGACCTTATTGTTTGGCGATGCCGCTACCGCCACCTGGCTTGGTCAACAGCCACAGTGGGTATTAACAGCCAGCAGTTATGGCACTGATGGTGCTGGGGCTGAGTACTTGGTCACCAAAGACGGTCATTTTCATATGAATGGCCGCCAAGTTTTTAACTTTGCTAGCTTAAAAATTATCCCCCATATGCAAGAAGTCTTAGCTAAAGCAGGACTGGATTTTGCCGAGGTAGATGCCATTTGCTTACATCAAGGCAGCGCAGCGATTGTCGATGCGATTGCCAAGCGCCTAGGTGAGCATGGCGACAAAGTGCTCAAGGATATGTTTGGTGCAGGTAATACGGTGTCTTCCTCCATTCCGCTGTTACTTGAGCACTATGTGCTAGATAGTGACTATCAACAGGTACTCATGAGTGGATTTGGTGTGGGCTTATCCTGGGCGTCGGGGTTATTAAGTCGTGTCTAA
- a CDS encoding GntR family transcriptional regulator, whose translation MGVITDLMVTEEADSATLSEQVFRTLQAAIVAGELRPGCKISEPELARTYGISRGPLREALHRLEGQRLLVRVPHVGARVVSLTPDELIELYEVRESLEGMACRLAAERMSEAEIAELRQVLATHEQDESFQAGVGYYQQEGDFDFHYKIIQGSGNKTLAKLLCDELYQLVRMYRIRFSTTPNRPTQAFTEHHRILEAIANRDGELAELLMRRHIAASRRNIERHYAGAQALTNPNRGES comes from the coding sequence ATGGGTGTAATTACTGACTTGATGGTCACTGAAGAAGCCGACTCAGCGACTTTATCGGAACAAGTGTTTCGTACTTTGCAGGCCGCCATTGTGGCCGGTGAGCTACGGCCGGGCTGTAAAATTTCCGAGCCAGAGTTAGCGCGGACCTATGGCATCAGTCGCGGGCCGTTACGTGAGGCTTTGCACCGTTTAGAGGGGCAGCGTTTATTAGTGCGAGTTCCCCATGTGGGGGCTCGGGTCGTATCGCTGACGCCCGATGAGCTAATTGAACTCTATGAAGTGCGGGAGTCGCTCGAGGGCATGGCCTGTCGTTTAGCCGCTGAGCGGATGAGCGAAGCAGAGATTGCTGAGTTACGCCAAGTATTGGCAACCCATGAGCAAGATGAATCGTTTCAAGCAGGTGTGGGCTATTACCAGCAAGAGGGCGACTTTGATTTTCATTACAAAATCATCCAAGGCAGTGGCAATAAAACCCTTGCTAAATTGCTATGCGATGAGTTGTATCAATTGGTGCGGATGTACCGTATTCGCTTTTCTACTACGCCCAATCGTCCCACTCAAGCCTTTACTGAGCATCACCGAATTCTAGAAGCCATTGCTAATCGTGATGGTGAGCTAGCAGAACTGCTGATGCGGCGGCATATCGCTGCATCACGTCGCAATATTGAGCGCCATTATGCCGGCGCCCAGGCATTAACTAACCCCAATCGAGGTGAGTCATGA
- the prpB gene encoding methylisocitrate lyase has protein sequence MSQKTPGQRFRDAVAAEHPLQVVGAINANHALLAQRAGFKAIYLSGGGVAAGSLGLPDLGISGLDDVLTDVRRITDVCDLPLLVDVDTGFGSSAFNVARTVKSMIKFGAAAMHIEDQVGAKRCGHRPNKEIVSQQEMVDRIKAAVDARTDDSFVIMARTDALAVEGLNSALDRAAACIEAGADMVFPEAITELDMYKTFADRIKAPILANITEFGATPLYTTDELAAVDVSLVLYPLSAFRAMNKAAENVYNAIRQDGTQKNVIDTMQTRMELYDRINYHQFEQYLDNLFAQQKNK, from the coding sequence ATGAGTCAGAAAACTCCAGGACAGCGTTTCCGTGATGCGGTTGCCGCTGAGCACCCGCTACAAGTAGTCGGTGCTATCAATGCTAACCATGCACTATTAGCCCAGCGTGCAGGCTTTAAAGCGATTTATTTATCCGGCGGCGGAGTCGCTGCAGGTTCTTTAGGCTTACCCGATTTAGGTATTAGCGGCTTAGATGACGTACTCACTGATGTGCGTCGTATTACCGATGTGTGTGATCTGCCGTTATTGGTCGATGTGGATACCGGTTTTGGGTCATCGGCGTTTAACGTGGCGCGTACCGTGAAATCGATGATTAAGTTTGGCGCAGCGGCGATGCATATTGAAGACCAAGTCGGTGCTAAGCGCTGTGGTCACCGCCCCAATAAAGAAATTGTCTCGCAACAAGAAATGGTTGACCGCATTAAAGCCGCGGTTGATGCCCGCACCGATGACAGCTTTGTCATTATGGCGCGTACTGATGCGCTTGCAGTGGAAGGCTTAAACTCAGCGCTAGATCGTGCAGCGGCGTGTATTGAAGCAGGGGCCGATATGGTATTTCCCGAAGCCATTACAGAGCTAGACATGTATAAGACCTTTGCCGATCGGATTAAGGCACCTATTTTAGCCAACATTACCGAGTTTGGTGCCACCCCGCTGTACACCACCGATGAGTTGGCGGCAGTGGATGTATCCTTGGTGCTATACCCCTTATCCGCGTTCCGTGCAATGAACAAAGCAGCGGAAAATGTCTACAACGCCATTCGTCAAGATGGCACTCAGAAAAATGTGATCGACACCATGCAAACGCGAATGGAGCTGTACGATCGCATTAACTATCACCAGTTTGAGCAGTATTTAGATAACTTATTTGCTCAGCAAAAAAATAAATAA
- the prpC gene encoding bifunctional 2-methylcitrate synthase/citrate synthase: MADAKNKVLSGAGLRGQIAGQTALSTVGKEGAGLTYRGYDVRELARCGKFEEVAYLLLYGELPTAAQLQAYIERLQALSDIPDTLKEVLERIPADVHPMDVMRIGVSMLGTLEPEESFAQQHDVTDRLLATLPAMLIYWYRFSHEGVRIDCVTQEKDLGGHFLALLHGKSPSELHREVMNVSLILYAEHEFNASTFTGRVCASTLSDLYSCVTGAIGSLRGPLHGGANEAAMDLIDRFNSPEEALEELRQMVERKELIMGFGHAIYRDSDPRNEVIKAYAKQLADEVGDTVIYPVSEAIEKFMWDEKRLFPNADFFHASAYRFMGIPTKLFTPIFVCSRLTGWAAHIFEQRANNRIIRPSAEYIGEEQRAVTPISER; encoded by the coding sequence ATGGCGGATGCAAAGAACAAAGTACTGAGTGGAGCAGGCTTACGTGGCCAAATCGCAGGACAAACCGCTTTATCTACCGTGGGTAAAGAGGGGGCTGGCTTAACTTATCGTGGCTATGATGTGCGTGAATTGGCCCGTTGCGGCAAATTTGAGGAAGTGGCGTATTTACTCCTGTACGGCGAGCTGCCAACGGCTGCTCAGTTACAGGCATATATTGAGCGGTTGCAGGCGTTAAGTGATATTCCCGATACCTTAAAAGAGGTATTAGAGCGAATTCCAGCTGATGTGCACCCGATGGATGTGATGCGGATTGGGGTGTCGATGCTAGGCACCTTAGAGCCAGAAGAATCCTTTGCTCAACAACATGATGTGACTGACCGTTTGCTCGCCACGTTACCCGCCATGCTGATTTATTGGTATCGCTTTAGCCATGAAGGGGTGCGCATTGATTGCGTCACCCAAGAGAAAGACTTAGGGGGCCACTTCTTAGCCCTATTGCATGGTAAATCACCGAGTGAGTTACATCGTGAAGTGATGAACGTGTCGTTGATTTTATACGCAGAGCACGAGTTTAACGCCTCAACTTTTACTGGTCGGGTGTGTGCTTCTACGTTATCGGATCTGTATTCCTGCGTTACCGGTGCCATTGGTTCGCTACGTGGCCCGCTGCATGGCGGTGCTAACGAGGCGGCGATGGATTTAATTGATCGCTTTAATTCGCCTGAAGAAGCGTTAGAAGAATTAAGGCAGATGGTCGAGCGTAAGGAATTGATCATGGGCTTTGGCCATGCGATTTATCGTGACTCAGATCCGCGTAATGAAGTGATTAAGGCGTATGCCAAGCAGCTAGCAGATGAAGTAGGGGACACGGTGATTTACCCGGTCTCTGAGGCAATTGAGAAGTTTATGTGGGATGAAAAACGCTTATTTCCTAATGCGGACTTCTTCCATGCATCGGCCTATCGCTTTATGGGGATTCCAACCAAGCTGTTTACCCCCATTTTTGTTTGCTCCCGCTTAACCGGTTGGGCCGCGCATATTTTTGAGCAGCGTGCCAATAACCGCATTATTCGCCCCAGTGCCGAATATATCGGTGAGGAACAGCGCGCTGTAACACCTATTAGCGAGCGTTAA
- the acnD gene encoding Fe/S-dependent 2-methylisocitrate dehydratase AcnD gives MNTQYRKNLPGTALDYYDAREAVNAIEPGAYEKLPYTSRVLAENLVHRCEPEQLTDSLKQLIQRKRDLDFPWYPARVVCHDILGQTALVDLAGLRDAIAEQGGDPSQVNPVVPTQLIVDHSLAVECGGYDPDAFAKNRAIEDRRNEDRFHFIEWTKTAFKNVDVIPAGNGIMHQINLEKMSPVIQVRNGVAFPDTCVGTDSHTPHVDALGVIAIGVGGLEAETVMLGLPSMMRLPDIVGVELVGERQPGITATDIVLALTEFLRKERVVGAYLEFFGEGADKLSIGDRATISNMTPEYGATAAMFYIDQQTIDYLKLTGREAQQVELVESYAKLTGLWADSLKTAEYERVLKFDISTVGRNMAGPSNPHARVSTSDLAAKGIAGEWVEEEGLMPDGAVIIAAITSCTNTSNPRNVVAAGLIARKANELGLTRKPWVKTSFAPGSKVAELYLNEANLLGELEQLGFGIVGFACTTCNGMSGALDPVIQQEIIDRDLYATAVLSGNRNFDGRIHPYAKQAFLASPPLVVAYAIAGTIRFDIEKDALGYDAEGNPITLKDIWPSDAEIDAIVAESVKPEQFREVYIPMFDLGEIEQAPSPLYDWRPMSTYIRRPPYWEGALAGERTLKGMRPLALLGDNITTDHLSPSNAILASSAAGEYLAKMGVPEEDFNSYATHRGDHLTAQRATFANPKLFNEMVKDANGAVKQGSLARIEPEGQVTRMWEAIETYMERKQPLIIVAGADYGQGSSRDWAAKGVRLAGVEVIAAEGFERIHRTNLIGMGVLPLQFAAGTTRKTLGLDGTETYDVEGELQPGNTMTLVINRQNGEQLRVPMLSRLDTAAEVEVYQAGGVLQRFAQEFLASNVGA, from the coding sequence ATGAATACCCAATACCGTAAAAATTTGCCTGGCACCGCGCTGGATTATTATGACGCGCGTGAGGCGGTAAACGCCATTGAACCAGGCGCCTATGAAAAGTTGCCATACACCTCGCGGGTCTTGGCAGAAAACTTAGTGCACCGCTGCGAGCCAGAGCAGTTAACGGACTCGCTCAAGCAATTAATTCAACGTAAACGTGATCTGGACTTTCCTTGGTATCCAGCGCGGGTGGTCTGTCATGATATTTTAGGTCAAACCGCGCTGGTTGATTTAGCCGGTTTACGTGACGCTATTGCTGAGCAAGGCGGTGACCCCTCGCAAGTGAATCCGGTGGTTCCTACCCAGTTAATTGTTGACCACTCACTGGCAGTGGAATGCGGTGGCTATGATCCTGACGCCTTTGCTAAAAACCGAGCAATCGAAGATCGTCGTAACGAAGACCGTTTTCACTTTATTGAGTGGACTAAAACTGCCTTTAAAAATGTTGATGTGATTCCGGCTGGTAACGGCATCATGCACCAAATCAACCTAGAAAAAATGTCGCCAGTGATTCAGGTGCGTAACGGTGTAGCGTTCCCTGATACCTGTGTCGGTACGGATAGTCATACCCCGCACGTGGACGCACTTGGGGTAATTGCTATTGGTGTGGGCGGTTTAGAAGCAGAAACCGTCATGCTTGGTTTACCTTCGATGATGCGCTTACCGGATATTGTCGGGGTGGAGTTGGTAGGTGAGCGTCAGCCGGGGATTACCGCCACCGATATTGTATTGGCATTAACGGAGTTCTTGCGTAAAGAGCGGGTCGTTGGTGCTTATCTTGAGTTCTTTGGTGAGGGCGCGGATAAACTCAGTATTGGTGACCGTGCAACTATTTCCAACATGACGCCAGAATATGGCGCAACCGCGGCAATGTTCTACATTGACCAGCAAACCATTGACTACCTCAAGCTGACTGGGCGCGAGGCGCAGCAGGTTGAGTTAGTTGAAAGTTACGCCAAGTTAACCGGTTTGTGGGCAGACAGCCTAAAAACAGCCGAGTACGAGCGGGTACTGAAATTTGATATCTCGACCGTTGGCCGCAATATGGCAGGCCCATCAAACCCGCATGCACGTGTTTCCACCAGCGACTTAGCGGCTAAAGGCATTGCCGGTGAGTGGGTTGAGGAAGAAGGTTTAATGCCCGATGGCGCAGTGATTATTGCAGCGATTACCAGCTGTACTAATACCAGTAACCCGCGCAACGTAGTGGCGGCTGGACTGATTGCCCGTAAAGCCAACGAGCTAGGTTTAACCCGCAAGCCATGGGTAAAAACCTCCTTTGCGCCAGGCTCTAAAGTGGCTGAGCTGTACCTTAATGAAGCCAATTTACTTGGTGAGCTAGAGCAGTTAGGTTTTGGGATTGTCGGCTTTGCTTGTACTACCTGTAACGGGATGAGCGGTGCTTTAGACCCAGTGATTCAGCAAGAAATTATTGACCGCGATTTATACGCCACCGCAGTATTATCCGGCAACCGTAACTTTGATGGGCGTATTCATCCTTATGCCAAGCAAGCCTTCTTAGCATCACCACCGTTAGTGGTAGCCTACGCCATTGCCGGAACGATTCGCTTTGATATTGAAAAGGATGCCTTAGGGTATGACGCTGAAGGCAACCCAATTACCCTGAAAGATATCTGGCCATCGGACGCAGAAATTGATGCGATCGTAGCCGAGAGCGTAAAACCTGAGCAGTTCCGCGAAGTGTATATCCCGATGTTTGATTTGGGCGAAATTGAGCAAGCTCCGAGCCCGCTCTATGATTGGCGGCCGATGAGCACCTATATTCGTCGCCCACCTTATTGGGAAGGCGCCTTAGCTGGCGAACGCACCCTCAAAGGAATGCGGCCGTTAGCGTTGTTGGGGGATAACATTACCACTGACCACTTATCGCCCTCTAACGCTATTTTAGCCAGCAGCGCGGCGGGTGAGTATTTGGCAAAGATGGGTGTGCCAGAAGAAGACTTTAACTCCTACGCTACTCACCGTGGTGACCACTTAACCGCACAGCGCGCCACCTTTGCTAACCCGAAATTGTTTAATGAAATGGTGAAAGATGCAAATGGTGCAGTTAAACAAGGTTCGCTGGCGCGGATTGAGCCAGAAGGACAGGTTACGCGCATGTGGGAAGCGATTGAAACCTACATGGAGCGCAAACAACCGCTGATCATTGTGGCCGGTGCTGACTATGGTCAAGGTTCATCCCGTGACTGGGCAGCTAAAGGTGTGCGCCTAGCAGGTGTCGAAGTGATTGCTGCCGAAGGCTTTGAGCGTATTCACCGCACTAACTTAATTGGCATGGGTGTATTGCCGTTGCAGTTTGCAGCAGGTACTACGCGCAAAACTTTAGGCTTAGATGGCACTGAAACCTATGATGTGGAAGGCGAGCTACAGCCGGGTAATACCATGACCTTGGTGATTAATCGTCAAAATGGCGAGCAGTTGCGGGTACCGATGCTGAGCCGCTTAGATACCGCCGCCGAGGTTGAGGTTTATCAAGCAGGCGGAGTGTTACAGCGTTTTGCCCAGGAGTTCTTAGCATCCAACGTCGGTGCCTAA
- the prpF gene encoding 2-methylaconitate cis-trans isomerase PrpF, with product MSQVPQIKIPATYMRGGTSKGVFFKVEDLPERAQQPGAARDALLLRVIGSPDPYGKQTDGMGGATSSTSKTVLLAKSTQPEHDVDYLFGQVSIDQPFVDWSGNCGNLTAAVGSFAISNGLVAADKIPHNGICTVRIWQVNIQKTIIAHVPITNGEVQETGDFELDGVTFPAAEVQIEFLDPAEGDADDAAMFPTGNLVDQLEVPGLGRLSVTLINAGIPTIFVNAADIGYHGTELQSAINSDTEALAKFELIRAHGALKMGLIKDLAEAETRQHTPKVAFVAPPAAYTASSGKQIKQQDIDVLVRALSMGQLHHAMMGTAAVAIGTAAAIPGTLVNLAAGGGERQAVRFGHPSGTLRVGAEAIEEQGQWQVKKAIMSRSARVLMEGWVRVPGDSF from the coding sequence ATGAGTCAGGTTCCACAAATTAAAATTCCAGCCACTTATATGCGTGGCGGTACCAGTAAAGGGGTATTTTTTAAAGTTGAGGACTTACCCGAGCGCGCTCAGCAGCCAGGAGCTGCCCGAGATGCATTATTATTGCGGGTCATTGGTAGTCCAGACCCTTATGGCAAACAAACTGATGGCATGGGCGGTGCGACCTCCAGCACCAGTAAAACCGTATTGCTCGCCAAGAGCACCCAGCCTGAGCACGATGTAGATTATTTATTTGGGCAGGTTTCGATTGATCAGCCCTTTGTCGATTGGAGTGGCAACTGCGGCAACCTCACAGCAGCGGTAGGTTCGTTTGCGATCAGTAATGGCTTAGTTGCAGCAGATAAAATTCCACACAATGGCATATGCACGGTGCGTATTTGGCAGGTGAATATTCAAAAGACTATTATCGCCCACGTGCCTATCACTAACGGTGAAGTGCAAGAAACCGGTGATTTTGAATTAGACGGGGTGACCTTTCCCGCCGCCGAAGTCCAGATTGAGTTTTTAGACCCCGCCGAGGGTGACGCGGATGATGCGGCGATGTTCCCGACAGGTAACTTAGTCGATCAGTTGGAGGTGCCAGGCTTAGGTCGTTTGTCAGTTACCCTAATTAACGCTGGGATTCCAACCATCTTCGTTAATGCGGCGGATATTGGTTACCACGGCACTGAGCTGCAATCAGCAATTAATAGCGACACCGAAGCTCTGGCTAAATTTGAACTGATTCGCGCCCATGGCGCACTAAAAATGGGTTTGATTAAGGATCTCGCCGAGGCGGAAACGCGTCAGCACACGCCAAAAGTGGCCTTTGTTGCTCCACCTGCTGCCTATACTGCTTCCAGTGGCAAGCAGATTAAGCAGCAAGATATCGATGTGTTGGTCCGCGCATTATCCATGGGGCAGTTGCACCATGCGATGATGGGTACGGCAGCCGTGGCAATCGGCACGGCTGCAGCCATTCCCGGTACGTTAGTTAATTTGGCAGCTGGAGGCGGTGAGCGCCAAGCCGTACGTTTTGGGCATCCTTCAGGTACCTTACGCGTAGGCGCTGAAGCAATTGAGGAACAAGGGCAATGGCAGGTGAAAAAAGCTATTATGAGCCGTAGTGCTCGGGTGTTAATGGAGGGCTGGGTGCGAGTGCCGGGCGATTCATTTTAA
- a CDS encoding class I SAM-dependent methyltransferase: protein MFKDLLFEEGFTKIDAELDVIFVPTDELVVEAMLKMADVQQHDVLYDLGCGDGRIAVAAAMERGARAVGIDMDPRRIAEANQLAATVGVEDRVSFIQGDLLTADFSQASVLTLYLLPTLNLQLRARILQELKPGTRVIGHAFNMGDWQADARQAMGGVYLYKWYVPAPLAGTWEWLSASGQLYRVQLAQQFQKLTGQAWVGSELAGLAPAELLEAKLLGDRVRLSILPAGESQPLVFDSLYQQGYLLPAVNSPQVSLGIRLTEAEES, encoded by the coding sequence TTGTTTAAAGATTTACTATTTGAAGAAGGGTTTACCAAGATTGACGCTGAACTCGATGTGATCTTTGTTCCCACCGATGAGCTAGTAGTAGAGGCCATGTTAAAAATGGCTGATGTGCAGCAGCACGATGTGCTGTATGACTTGGGCTGTGGTGATGGGCGCATTGCAGTGGCGGCAGCCATGGAGCGTGGTGCTAGAGCGGTAGGCATTGATATGGATCCGCGGCGCATCGCCGAAGCTAACCAACTGGCGGCCACCGTTGGCGTGGAAGATCGGGTTAGTTTTATTCAAGGTGATCTATTAACCGCAGATTTTAGTCAAGCCAGCGTGCTGACCCTGTATCTACTGCCTACGCTCAATCTACAACTTCGAGCGCGAATTTTACAAGAGCTCAAGCCCGGTACTCGCGTGATTGGCCATGCATTTAATATGGGTGATTGGCAGGCGGATGCGCGGCAAGCCATGGGTGGAGTGTATCTTTACAAATGGTATGTGCCAGCTCCCTTGGCCGGAACCTGGGAGTGGCTCAGTGCCAGTGGGCAATTGTATCGGGTACAACTAGCACAGCAGTTTCAAAAGCTTACAGGGCAAGCTTGGGTTGGCAGCGAGTTGGCGGGTTTAGCGCCTGCAGAGTTGTTAGAGGCTAAGCTGTTAGGTGATCGAGTGCGTTTGAGTATTTTGCCCGCTGGCGAAAGTCAGCCACTTGTTTTTGATTCGCTCTATCAGCAGGGTTATTTACTACCGGCAGTCAATAGCCCGCAAGTTTCTTTAGGCATACGCCTAACTGAGGCTGAAGAGTCCTAG